A single window of Providencia alcalifaciens DNA harbors:
- the cysA gene encoding sulfate/thiosulfate ABC transporter ATP-binding protein CysA gives MSIEINHVGKLFGKTSVLNNISLDIGSGEMVALLGPSGSGKTTLLRIIAGLEQQSHGSLRFHGQDVSQVHAKDRHVGFVFQHYALFRHMTVFENVAFGLTVLPRKQRPSKAAIKQKSMALLEMVQLAHLAERFPSQLSGGQKQRVALARALAVEPQILLLDEPFGALDAQVRIELRRWLRQLHEELKFTSVFVTHDQEEAMEVADRIVVMSQGHIEQVGTPNEIWQSPETRFVLEFMGEVNKISGQIRGSQLQIANFTFPLEQVSAQQGEVDVFIRPWDIRLQKEMDEQHQLPVRIIESGPRGHFWQLTVQPLGWSEETLSVVWQDARTVPIRGEQYYLGSQQTQIYQGKDPLFFPSLAKSA, from the coding sequence ATGAGTATTGAAATTAATCATGTTGGTAAATTGTTTGGTAAAACATCAGTATTGAACAATATCTCATTGGATATCGGCTCAGGGGAAATGGTGGCATTACTGGGGCCATCAGGCTCTGGGAAAACCACCTTGTTGCGCATTATTGCGGGGCTAGAGCAGCAAAGCCACGGTTCGTTACGTTTCCATGGTCAAGATGTGAGCCAAGTACATGCGAAAGATAGGCATGTCGGTTTCGTTTTTCAACATTATGCGCTGTTTCGTCATATGACGGTTTTCGAGAATGTAGCATTTGGTTTGACGGTATTACCTCGAAAACAGCGACCATCAAAAGCGGCGATTAAGCAAAAATCGATGGCGCTGCTCGAGATGGTGCAATTAGCCCATTTAGCTGAGCGTTTTCCTTCTCAGCTTTCAGGGGGACAAAAACAGCGGGTAGCATTAGCGAGAGCATTAGCCGTAGAGCCGCAAATCTTGCTGTTAGACGAACCGTTTGGGGCACTAGACGCGCAGGTGCGTATTGAGTTACGTCGTTGGTTGCGCCAGCTTCATGAAGAGTTGAAATTCACCAGTGTATTCGTGACTCACGACCAAGAGGAAGCGATGGAAGTTGCGGATCGCATTGTCGTAATGAGCCAAGGGCATATCGAACAAGTAGGCACTCCTAATGAAATTTGGCAATCACCGGAAACGCGTTTTGTGCTTGAATTCATGGGGGAGGTTAATAAAATCTCTGGACAGATCCGTGGTTCACAGTTGCAGATAGCGAACTTTACCTTCCCACTCGAGCAGGTTAGTGCTCAGCAAGGGGAAGTCGATGTGTTTATTCGCCCTTGGGATATTCGTTTGCAAAAAGAAATGGATGAGCAACACCAGCTGCCAGTAAGGATCATTGAATCAGGCCCTCGAGGGCACTTTTGGCAATTAACGGTGCAACCTTTAGGGTGGAGTGAGGAAACCTTGTCCGTGGTATGGCAGGATGCGCGTACTGTTCCTATAAGGGGGGAACAGTATTATCTCGGCAGCCAACAAACACAAATTTATCAGGGTAAAGACCCATTATTTTTCCCTTCTCTAGCTAAAAGTGCGTAG
- the cysW gene encoding sulfate/thiosulfate ABC transporter permease CysW — MGQVTPFPVTQRRNINWGKWALISIGLFFSVLLLVVPIIWIFITAFEKGLGEVLVNLSNPDMLHAIGLTLLIALITVPVNLVFGVMLAWLVTRFQFPGRQLLLTLVDIPFAVSPVVAGLLYLLFYGSNSWFGGWLEGFDIQVMFSWPGMALVTIFVTCPFVVRELVPLMLSQGSQEDEAATLLGASGWKMFWRVTLPNIRWALLYGVVLTNARAIGEFGAVSVVSGAIRGETYTLPLQVELLHQDYNTVGAFTAAAILALLAMITLIVKSALQWHLSRQQTESGVH; from the coding sequence ATGGGACAAGTAACACCATTTCCAGTCACTCAACGCAGAAATATTAATTGGGGAAAATGGGCGCTCATTAGCATTGGGCTATTTTTCTCAGTATTGCTGCTGGTGGTGCCAATTATCTGGATTTTTATCACCGCATTTGAGAAAGGATTGGGGGAAGTCCTCGTTAACTTAAGCAACCCAGATATGCTCCATGCTATCGGGTTAACTCTCCTTATCGCGTTGATCACAGTACCTGTTAACTTGGTTTTTGGCGTGATGCTGGCATGGCTGGTGACGCGTTTTCAGTTTCCAGGACGCCAACTGTTATTGACCTTAGTTGATATTCCTTTTGCGGTTTCACCAGTGGTTGCGGGGTTACTCTATTTACTTTTTTATGGCTCGAATAGTTGGTTCGGCGGCTGGTTAGAAGGCTTTGATATTCAAGTGATGTTTTCATGGCCGGGAATGGCATTAGTGACTATTTTTGTGACATGCCCATTTGTCGTCAGAGAGCTAGTGCCATTGATGCTAAGTCAGGGAAGCCAAGAGGACGAAGCAGCAACATTATTGGGTGCTTCAGGTTGGAAAATGTTTTGGCGAGTCACTCTGCCTAATATTCGCTGGGCGCTGCTTTATGGCGTGGTATTAACCAATGCGCGTGCAATTGGTGAGTTTGGCGCGGTGTCTGTGGTATCGGGCGCTATTCGTGGTGAAACTTACACATTGCCTCTGCAAGTGGAGTTGCTTCATCAAGATTACAATACGGTAGGCGCGTTTACGGCTGCGGCTATTTTAGCGTTATTAGCGATGATTACCTTGATAGTGAAAAGTGCTTTGCAATGGCATTTAAGCCGACAGCAAACTGAGTCAGGAGTCCATTAA
- the cysT gene encoding sulfate/thiosulfate ABC transporter permease CysT, producing the protein MRKSGKRFLPGFGLTLGSSLFFICLILLLPLSALVVQLSDMTWQQYWAVISYPQVVAAYKVTLLAALVASLFNAVFGMLLAWILTRYRFPGRLFLDGLVDLPFALPTAVAGLTLATLFATSGWYGQYLHQFDIKVVNTWLGIAVAMAFTSIPFVVRTVQPVLEELGPEYEEAAQTLGATRWQTFRRVVLPEVSPALIAGTVLSFTRSLGEFGAIIFIAGNIAWQTEVVSLMIFSQLQQFDYPAASAIASVILAVSLLLLFTVNVIQSRFGKRLGGH; encoded by the coding sequence ATGCGTAAATCAGGAAAGCGGTTTTTGCCCGGTTTCGGACTGACGTTAGGCAGCAGCTTGTTTTTCATCTGTTTGATTTTACTGCTGCCTTTAAGCGCTCTTGTGGTGCAGCTTTCCGATATGACATGGCAGCAGTATTGGGCTGTGATCAGTTACCCTCAAGTGGTTGCTGCTTATAAAGTAACCTTATTGGCGGCTCTGGTCGCAAGCCTGTTTAATGCGGTTTTTGGCATGTTACTGGCATGGATTTTAACGCGCTATCGCTTTCCTGGACGTTTGTTCTTAGATGGGTTGGTGGATTTACCTTTCGCACTACCTACGGCGGTAGCAGGGCTGACACTCGCGACCTTATTTGCCACATCGGGCTGGTATGGGCAGTATCTGCATCAGTTCGATATAAAAGTGGTGAATACATGGTTAGGTATCGCCGTAGCGATGGCCTTTACCAGTATTCCATTTGTGGTCAGAACGGTTCAGCCGGTATTGGAAGAGCTGGGACCTGAATACGAAGAAGCAGCACAGACGCTAGGCGCAACACGCTGGCAAACGTTCCGTCGCGTTGTGTTACCTGAAGTTTCTCCTGCGCTGATAGCGGGAACTGTTTTATCTTTTACACGCAGCCTTGGTGAATTTGGGGCGATTATTTTTATCGCCGGAAACATTGCGTGGCAAACAGAGGTGGTCTCCTTAATGATTTTCAGCCAATTGCAGCAGTTTGATTACCCTGCCGCCAGTGCGATTGCATCGGTTATTTTGGCGGTGTCATTGCTTCTTTTATTCACAGTGAATGTGATCCAAAGTCGTTTTGGTAAGCGCTTAGGAGGGCATTAA
- the cysP gene encoding thiosulfate ABC transporter substrate-binding protein CysP, giving the protein MKKSIFKNTGLASLAMFSLMSSASLTAAELLNSSYDISRELFAALNPEFEKQWAQENPNDPLTIKQSHAGSSKQALAILQGLKADVVTFNQVTDVQILHDKGQLIPADWQARLPNNSSPYYSTMAFLVRKGNPKGIKTWDDLARSDVKLVFPNPKTSGNGRYTYLAAWGAFNQENGKNSPKTREKMQQLLKNVEVFDTGGRGATTSFIERGLGDVLISFESEVNNIRSQYGESDYEVVVPPVDILAEFPVAWVDKNVQKNGTEKAAKAYLNYLYTPEAQNIITRFNYRVNDKQVMEANKSKFPSTQLFTVESQFGNWNNVMNDHFSTGGEFDQLMEQGRR; this is encoded by the coding sequence ATGAAAAAATCAATTTTTAAAAATACAGGCTTAGCGAGTTTGGCGATGTTCTCGTTAATGAGTAGCGCATCCCTGACGGCAGCTGAATTACTGAATAGTTCCTATGATATTTCAAGAGAGTTATTTGCTGCGTTAAACCCTGAATTTGAAAAACAGTGGGCGCAGGAAAACCCTAATGACCCACTGACAATCAAGCAATCTCACGCGGGCTCATCGAAGCAAGCACTGGCCATTTTGCAAGGGTTAAAAGCGGATGTGGTGACGTTTAACCAAGTGACCGACGTACAAATTCTCCATGATAAGGGACAGTTAATCCCTGCAGATTGGCAAGCGCGTTTGCCGAATAATAGCTCGCCTTATTATTCGACAATGGCGTTTTTAGTTCGTAAGGGCAATCCGAAAGGCATTAAAACGTGGGACGACCTCGCACGTAGTGATGTGAAACTCGTCTTCCCAAATCCTAAAACCTCGGGAAATGGTCGCTATACCTACCTAGCCGCATGGGGGGCATTTAATCAAGAAAATGGTAAAAATAGCCCAAAAACCCGCGAGAAAATGCAGCAACTTCTGAAAAATGTTGAAGTGTTTGATACGGGCGGTCGTGGTGCGACAACCTCATTTATCGAGCGAGGATTAGGGGATGTTTTAATTAGCTTTGAGTCTGAAGTGAATAATATCCGTAGCCAATATGGCGAATCAGACTACGAAGTGGTAGTGCCTCCGGTCGATATTTTGGCGGAATTTCCTGTCGCGTGGGTAGACAAAAATGTGCAAAAAAATGGCACAGAAAAAGCGGCAAAAGCCTATTTGAATTACCTCTACACACCAGAGGCACAAAATATTATTACTCGTTTTAATTATCGAGTGAATGACAAGCAGGTAATGGAAGCGAATAAGAGTAAATTCCCATCGACTCAGCTATTTACAGTGGAATCACAATTTGGCAATTGGAACAATGTGATGAATGACCACTTTTCGACGGGAGGGGAATTTGATCAACTTATGGAACAAGGTCGTCGTTAA
- a CDS encoding Dyp-type peroxidase, whose amino-acid sequence MSHSQSGILKEHSRFGIFIESMVTGSLEEVKSGCKVFVDELTKLQAKFPDDRLGAVIAFGSDVWKQLGHAGVSPELKPFRTLGKGLAPATQRDMFIHIQSLRHDINFSLAQAALKAFGSSIEVVEEIHGFRWVEDRDLSGFIDGTENPQGEEIAEVTLINQGDDIGGSYVMVQRYEHDLKKWSRFSEHEQEKMIGRTKHDSVELDEDVRNKTSHVSRVVIEEEGEELSVMRHSLPYGTASGKHGLFFIAYCATIHNIEQQLLSMFGETDGKYDDLLRMTKAVSGSYYYAPSIERLLSL is encoded by the coding sequence ATGTCTCATTCCCAAAGTGGTATTTTGAAGGAACATAGTCGTTTTGGTATTTTTATTGAATCCATGGTGACCGGGTCGCTCGAAGAGGTGAAATCAGGGTGCAAGGTTTTTGTTGATGAATTAACCAAACTACAAGCAAAATTCCCTGATGATCGTCTTGGTGCTGTGATTGCATTTGGTTCAGATGTTTGGAAGCAGCTCGGACACGCTGGCGTTTCACCAGAATTAAAGCCATTTCGTACACTCGGCAAAGGGCTAGCGCCTGCGACTCAGCGCGATATGTTTATTCATATTCAATCATTACGTCATGATATTAACTTTTCTCTGGCACAAGCCGCGCTAAAAGCATTTGGCTCATCCATTGAAGTGGTTGAAGAAATTCATGGTTTCCGTTGGGTTGAAGATAGAGATTTAAGCGGTTTCATTGATGGTACAGAAAACCCTCAAGGCGAAGAAATTGCTGAAGTGACGTTGATTAATCAAGGCGATGACATTGGTGGTAGCTATGTCATGGTACAACGCTATGAACATGACCTGAAAAAATGGTCGCGTTTCTCTGAGCATGAACAAGAGAAAATGATTGGTCGTACTAAACACGATAGCGTTGAATTAGACGAAGATGTGCGTAATAAAACATCTCACGTTTCTCGCGTGGTGATTGAAGAAGAGGGGGAAGAACTCTCTGTTATGCGCCATAGCTTGCCATACGGCACGGCAAGCGGTAAACACGGTTTATTCTTTATTGCCTATTGCGCAACCATCCATAATATTGAACAGCAATTACTGAGCATGTTTGGTGAAACTGATGGTAAATATGATGATCTGCTGCGTATGACTAAAGCCGTTTCTGGCAGCTATTACTACGCGCCATCAATTGAAAGATTATTATCCCTATAA
- a CDS encoding RpoE-regulated lipoprotein, protein MSQNAFVTLFKVSLLGGAVVLSGCAGKSLFSPSTWFHSPLMISEAGVGAITSLTPMDRDVINNQLDDRYAVRGGMQLENGEMVSVFQAMKDLDVEVEVFGPEKGTVSRIVVNDPDMLTEWDTQIGTEFSDIYQKAYGSCSLGEVVDNVPTVLCVAPQSSKVVYKFSGKWQGPENLMPADEVLKTWKVSQIIWHK, encoded by the coding sequence ATGTCCCAAAACGCATTCGTAACCCTATTTAAAGTTTCTCTACTCGGTGGCGCAGTGGTGCTATCGGGCTGTGCTGGTAAAAGTCTATTTTCACCATCCACATGGTTTCATAGCCCTCTGATGATTTCTGAAGCGGGTGTGGGGGCGATCACAAGTTTGACCCCAATGGATCGTGATGTAATTAATAATCAACTTGATGATCGTTATGCAGTACGTGGTGGCATGCAGCTTGAAAATGGTGAAATGGTTTCTGTATTTCAAGCGATGAAGGATTTAGACGTTGAAGTCGAAGTCTTTGGTCCTGAAAAAGGCACAGTATCGCGTATTGTCGTGAATGATCCTGATATGCTCACTGAGTGGGATACTCAAATTGGTACTGAGTTTAGCGACATTTATCAGAAGGCCTACGGCTCATGTTCCTTAGGGGAAGTGGTTGATAATGTGCCGACGGTACTGTGTGTTGCACCGCAAAGTAGCAAAGTGGTTTATAAATTTAGCGGGAAATGGCAAGGGCCTGAGAATTTAATGCCAGCCGATGAAGTGCTGAAAACATGGAAAGTGTCGCAAATTATTTGGCATAAATAA
- a CDS encoding GNAT family acetyltransferase translates to MEIRIFRQNDYEEVLTLWERCQLNEISGDPELDIERKLQCGADLFLVAEVSGEVVGTIMGGYDGIRGTAVYLAVHPEFRGRGIANALVSRLEKKLIARGCGRIELLVSEESDSAICMFEKMLYEEEQTERLIYSKRLTHEVDF, encoded by the coding sequence ATGGAAATACGCATATTTCGCCAAAATGATTATGAAGAGGTGCTTACATTGTGGGAACGCTGTCAATTGAATGAAATTTCAGGTGATCCTGAATTAGATATTGAGCGTAAACTACAATGCGGTGCCGATCTTTTCCTTGTAGCCGAGGTATCGGGTGAAGTGGTCGGAACCATTATGGGGGGCTACGATGGTATTCGTGGTACCGCCGTGTATTTAGCCGTTCATCCTGAGTTTCGCGGGCGCGGTATTGCTAACGCGTTAGTGAGTCGTTTAGAGAAAAAATTGATTGCCCGTGGCTGTGGCAGAATTGAATTGTTGGTTAGCGAAGAGTCTGATTCGGCAATCTGCATGTTTGAAAAAATGTTATATGAAGAAGAGCAAACTGAGCGTTTAATTTATTCAAAAAGATTGACTCACGAAGTGGATTTCTAA
- the hemF gene encoding oxygen-dependent coproporphyrinogen oxidase, with amino-acid sequence MNYLDIDRVKAYLQSLQDTICQKITELDGKETFLEQTWERTEGGGGRSRVLTQGALFEQAGVNFSHIKGEKMPASATAHRPELAGRSYQAMGVSLVIHPLNPYIPTTHANVRFFIAEKEGADPVWWFGGGFDLTPYYGFEEDAVHWHTVANELCTPYGTEVYPKFKQWCDDYFFLKHRNEPRGIGGLFYDDLNQWDFESCFAFTQDIGNGFLQAYVPIVEKRRDIPWGERERQFQLYRRGRYVEFNLVWDRGTLFGLQSGGRTESILMSMPPLVRWEYDYHPEAGSPEAKLYTDFLITDKNWLIHNK; translated from the coding sequence ATGAATTACCTAGATATTGATCGCGTAAAAGCCTATTTGCAAAGCTTGCAAGATACCATCTGCCAAAAAATTACAGAATTAGATGGCAAAGAAACTTTCCTTGAACAAACTTGGGAACGCACTGAAGGTGGTGGTGGACGCAGCCGAGTTTTAACCCAAGGCGCACTTTTTGAACAAGCTGGTGTGAATTTCTCACATATCAAAGGTGAAAAAATGCCTGCATCAGCCACAGCGCATCGCCCTGAATTAGCAGGACGTAGCTACCAAGCCATGGGCGTTTCATTAGTTATCCACCCTCTCAATCCTTATATACCGACCACACATGCCAATGTGCGCTTTTTCATTGCTGAAAAAGAAGGTGCCGACCCCGTATGGTGGTTTGGTGGTGGTTTCGACTTAACCCCCTATTATGGATTTGAAGAGGACGCTGTCCATTGGCATACCGTCGCTAATGAACTCTGCACTCCTTATGGAACAGAGGTTTACCCTAAATTCAAGCAGTGGTGCGACGACTATTTCTTCTTAAAACATCGCAATGAGCCTCGTGGTATTGGCGGGTTATTCTACGATGATCTCAATCAATGGGACTTTGAATCTTGCTTTGCATTCACTCAGGATATCGGCAATGGCTTTTTACAAGCCTATGTACCGATTGTTGAAAAACGTCGAGATATCCCATGGGGTGAGCGTGAACGCCAATTCCAACTTTATCGTCGTGGGCGCTATGTGGAATTTAACCTTGTCTGGGATAGAGGCACACTATTTGGCTTGCAAAGTGGCGGGCGTACAGAGTCCATTTTGATGTCTATGCCACCATTGGTACGTTGGGAATATGATTATCACCCAGAAGCGGGTAGTCCAGAAGCTAAGCTGTATACCGACTTTTTAATCACGGATAAAAATTGGCTCATACACAATAAATAA
- a CDS encoding M4 family metallopeptidase yields MNQILGRSLLSPSLISHFYQESQCHDLKSTLFHINDIMSRTYTEEDANYQHQLLANACNITGGTYNRVIRDAQQRVENYTHNHSSLPICRREEMPADEHMAHNDFAVIMREEDKVAPTVPAHRVFDAIGLIRSFLKEKLNIDQMFGCDADINAVIHYDKNYSNAFWNSQAIFFGDGDGTVFGPFYNDIDIVAHELAHGYISSQADFDYVDQSGALNESVADVLGVMTKQYVQKQTAAQSNWLLGEKLFIDKKKGPALRSMKEPGTAYYFTKSNNDPQVGHMDQYRNLPRHVDNGGVHINSGIPNKAFYLLATRLGGYSWEIAGKIWVAAVSDPNVSNTATFIEFAQATIHSAKNLFGDQIELATRQCWLDVGLRVQ; encoded by the coding sequence ATGAATCAGATACTTGGTCGTTCACTATTATCACCTAGCTTAATCTCTCACTTCTATCAAGAAAGCCAATGCCATGATTTAAAATCAACCTTATTTCATATCAATGACATTATGAGCCGTACTTACACTGAAGAAGATGCAAACTATCAACATCAATTATTGGCTAACGCTTGTAACATCACTGGCGGCACCTACAACCGAGTGATCCGTGATGCTCAACAACGTGTAGAAAATTACACTCACAACCACTCTAGCCTACCTATTTGCCGCCGCGAAGAAATGCCAGCTGATGAGCATATGGCACATAACGATTTCGCCGTTATTATGCGAGAAGAGGATAAGGTGGCTCCGACCGTACCGGCGCATCGCGTATTCGATGCTATTGGGCTGATCCGCTCATTCCTCAAGGAGAAACTCAATATTGATCAGATGTTTGGTTGTGATGCTGATATCAATGCGGTTATCCATTATGACAAAAACTACTCCAATGCATTTTGGAATTCTCAAGCTATTTTCTTTGGGGATGGTGATGGAACTGTTTTTGGTCCGTTCTACAACGATATTGACATAGTCGCTCATGAACTCGCTCATGGATATATTAGCTCACAAGCTGACTTTGACTATGTCGATCAATCTGGTGCATTAAATGAATCGGTGGCTGACGTTTTAGGAGTCATGACAAAGCAATATGTTCAAAAACAAACAGCAGCACAGTCCAACTGGTTACTCGGTGAAAAATTGTTTATTGATAAGAAAAAAGGACCTGCATTACGCTCAATGAAAGAGCCTGGTACCGCTTACTATTTCACCAAATCAAATAATGACCCTCAAGTGGGGCATATGGACCAATATCGTAATTTACCTCGCCATGTTGATAATGGTGGCGTGCATATTAACTCGGGTATTCCAAACAAAGCCTTCTATTTACTGGCAACAAGACTGGGTGGTTATTCTTGGGAAATAGCAGGGAAAATCTGGGTTGCCGCAGTGTCAGATCCAAACGTATCAAATACGGCGACGTTTATTGAATTTGCTCAGGCAACAATTCATTCAGCGAAAAACCTATTTGGTGATCAAATTGAGCTGGCAACCCGCCAATGCTGGCTAGATGTTGGGCTACGTGTTCAATAA
- the rluF gene encoding 23S rRNA pseudouridine(2604) synthase RluF — MEINSTTRLNKYISESGICSRREADRYIEQGNVFINGKRAGIGDQVSAGDVVKVNGQLIEPRNEEDLVLIALNKPVGIVSTTESGEKDNIVDYVNHSTRIFPIGRLDKDSQGLIFLTNHGDLVNKILRAGNDHEKEYIVTVNKPVTDEFIRGMGAGVPILGTMTKKCKVKKEAPFVFRITLVQGLNRQIRRMTEHFGYEVTKLERVRIMNVGLTGIPVGEWRDLTDDELIELFNLIEKSESDVKPKKVAKPQARSSSGKAAGKQGAGSQKPKANAEPPKKKFTQPGRKKKKR; from the coding sequence ATGGAAATCAATTCAACCACACGCCTGAATAAATACATTAGCGAGAGCGGTATCTGCTCTAGACGTGAGGCTGATCGTTATATTGAGCAAGGCAATGTGTTCATTAACGGTAAACGAGCAGGCATTGGCGACCAAGTTTCCGCAGGAGACGTGGTGAAGGTCAATGGGCAGTTAATTGAACCACGCAACGAAGAAGATCTAGTCTTGATTGCTCTGAATAAGCCAGTTGGGATTGTCAGCACTACAGAAAGTGGCGAAAAAGATAATATTGTGGACTATGTGAATCATAGTACTCGTATTTTCCCAATCGGCCGCTTAGATAAAGACTCCCAAGGTTTGATCTTCCTGACGAATCACGGCGACTTAGTGAATAAAATCTTACGTGCAGGTAATGATCACGAGAAAGAGTACATCGTTACAGTGAACAAGCCAGTGACCGATGAATTTATTCGTGGTATGGGTGCTGGTGTGCCAATTCTTGGTACCATGACTAAGAAATGTAAAGTCAAAAAAGAGGCACCGTTTGTTTTCCGTATTACACTGGTTCAAGGTTTAAACCGCCAAATTCGTCGTATGACCGAACATTTTGGTTACGAAGTCACGAAGCTAGAACGTGTGCGGATTATGAATGTGGGGCTCACGGGTATTCCAGTGGGTGAGTGGCGCGACTTAACGGATGATGAGCTTATCGAGCTGTTTAATTTGATTGAAAAATCAGAGTCCGATGTTAAGCCCAAAAAAGTGGCAAAACCTCAAGCACGTAGCAGTAGTGGAAAGGCAGCCGGAAAACAAGGCGCAGGTAGCCAAAAACCGAAAGCAAATGCTGAACCACCGAAAAAGAAATTTACCCAGCCAGGACGTAAAAAGAAAAAACGTTAA
- the der gene encoding ribosome biogenesis GTPase Der, giving the protein MIPVVALVGRPNVGKSTLFNRLTRTRDALVADFPGLTRDRKYGRAEVEGHEFIIIDTGGIDGTEEGVETHMAAQSLQAIEEADVVLFMVDARAGLMPADEGIAKHLRSRKKKTYLVANKTDGIDANIVVGDFYSLGLGEIYPIAATHGRGVTQLIEHSLKPFIEVEDEEVELTDEEANAAYWAELEAEGELSEDEDDDFDPSTLPIKLAIVGRPNVGKSTLTNRILGEDRVVVFDMPGTTRDSIYIPMERDEREYILIDTAGVRKRGKVTETVEKFSVIKTLQAIEDANVVLLVVDAREGISDQDLSLLGFILNAGRSLVIAVNKWDGMKPEDREHVKDMLELRLGFVDFARIHFISALHGSGVGNLFESVQEAYESATRRVGTALLTRIMKMAEDEHQPPLIRGRRVKMKYAHAGGHNPPIVVIHGNQVSDLPDSYKRYLMNYFRRSLNVMGTPIRILFKEGENPYADKKNKLTATQLRKRKRLMQHLKKR; this is encoded by the coding sequence ATGATACCCGTCGTAGCGCTGGTTGGGCGTCCAAACGTAGGAAAATCCACGTTATTTAACCGATTAACCCGTACCCGTGACGCACTTGTAGCGGACTTTCCCGGTCTGACCCGTGATCGTAAATATGGTCGTGCAGAAGTTGAAGGGCACGAATTTATTATTATCGACACTGGTGGTATCGATGGTACAGAAGAGGGCGTAGAAACCCATATGGCGGCTCAGTCGCTTCAAGCGATTGAAGAAGCTGACGTTGTTCTCTTCATGGTAGATGCAAGAGCAGGCTTAATGCCAGCGGATGAAGGTATCGCTAAGCACTTACGTAGCCGCAAGAAAAAAACTTATTTAGTTGCCAACAAAACTGATGGTATTGATGCCAATATCGTTGTTGGTGATTTCTATTCACTGGGTCTTGGGGAGATTTACCCTATTGCCGCCACTCATGGTCGCGGTGTTACTCAGTTAATTGAGCACTCTTTAAAACCTTTTATCGAGGTCGAAGACGAAGAAGTCGAACTCACTGACGAAGAAGCTAATGCCGCGTATTGGGCTGAGCTGGAAGCAGAAGGCGAATTATCCGAAGATGAAGACGATGATTTCGACCCGAGTACATTGCCAATAAAACTGGCTATCGTAGGGCGTCCAAATGTGGGCAAATCGACCCTGACTAACCGTATTCTTGGTGAAGACCGTGTGGTCGTCTTTGATATGCCGGGTACCACCCGTGACAGTATTTATATCCCAATGGAGCGTGATGAGCGTGAATATATTCTCATCGATACCGCTGGGGTACGTAAGCGCGGTAAGGTGACTGAAACTGTAGAGAAATTCTCAGTTATCAAAACGCTGCAAGCGATTGAAGATGCTAACGTTGTCTTACTGGTTGTCGATGCCCGAGAAGGTATTTCTGACCAAGATTTGTCGCTATTAGGATTCATTTTGAACGCAGGCCGTTCATTAGTTATCGCAGTGAATAAATGGGATGGCATGAAGCCTGAAGATCGCGAGCATGTAAAGGATATGCTGGAACTGCGTCTTGGTTTTGTGGATTTTGCCCGTATTCACTTTATCTCTGCGCTACATGGTAGCGGCGTGGGTAACTTGTTTGAATCTGTACAAGAAGCGTATGAGTCAGCGACTCGCCGTGTGGGTACCGCACTGTTAACGCGTATTATGAAAATGGCGGAAGATGAACATCAGCCACCATTGATCCGTGGTCGCCGCGTGAAGATGAAATATGCGCATGCAGGGGGCCATAACCCACCAATCGTTGTTATCCACGGTAACCAAGTTTCTGATTTACCAGATAGCTATAAACGTTATTTAATGAACTATTTCCGCCGTTCATTAAATGTGATGGGAACGCCAATTCGTATTCTGTTTAAAGAGGGTGAAAACCCATATGCAGATAAGAAAAATAAACTGACGGCAACCCAATTACGTAAACGTAAGCGTCTGATGCAGCATTTGAAAAAACGCTAA